A window from Mycoplasma phocoeninasale encodes these proteins:
- a CDS encoding phosphotransferase, with the protein MSVKFPLPINLNLNKHKNAKFSDVYSILKKEFGADLAQKISIIRFYYEDFHNKSYIGKLDNKWVQIRIPRNIIKISYDNEMEIVSHFNDYLYFKNGVVIRKWFSAVDFFKIKIDDKISWSILHCVKNFQNLNILVEKFNWLKYPIRDKKYLELVKKYKNDELVLSHNNLKRQNILVNKHGFIKLIDFEFSTLNSRYVDPVCLYFLGINKQLIINFFGLSTQKFDDYVYMLKIYNEFVYKKIYANLSVPNNVMSASMNQYNNKNFLSPNRFIVQKNHSQFDNRLSIKSIEDFYFVPTYVYEDDNILVWKWLNCPQTQEINVRQIKILAKAMRTYHDSDHIFPEYILDKKVGWYLENIDKRVLKEDFCDKAMYAKIIKWLKEIKPDANCHNNLNLDNIFFTDNLNLYIIDWAMSYRNSRFLDIAYMFENTHLKSASEIAFWKAYEMPEPNDFYKYRIMIHFLCYLRNRTLSGDCSKAGANLHRIKELWKKYVR; encoded by the coding sequence ATGAGTGTAAAATTTCCGCTACCAATTAACTTGAATTTGAATAAACATAAAAATGCGAAATTTTCTGATGTTTATTCAATTCTAAAAAAAGAATTCGGCGCTGACCTAGCACAAAAAATTTCGATCATTCGTTTTTACTATGAGGATTTTCATAACAAAAGTTATATAGGCAAACTTGATAATAAATGAGTTCAAATTAGAATTCCTCGCAATATCATTAAAATTAGTTACGATAATGAAATGGAAATTGTTTCCCATTTTAATGACTATCTATATTTTAAAAATGGGGTTGTAATTAGAAAATGATTTTCAGCTGTTGATTTCTTTAAGATTAAAATTGATGATAAAATTTCTTGGTCAATCCTACACTGCGTTAAAAATTTTCAAAATTTAAATATTTTAGTTGAAAAATTTAATTGACTAAAATACCCTATTCGCGATAAAAAATATTTAGAACTTGTTAAAAAATATAAAAACGACGAACTAGTTTTAAGCCATAACAATTTAAAAAGACAAAATATTTTAGTTAATAAACATGGTTTTATTAAATTAATTGATTTTGAATTCAGCACTCTAAACTCTCGCTATGTTGACCCAGTTTGCTTATATTTTTTAGGGATTAATAAGCAATTAATTATTAATTTTTTTGGTCTTAGCACACAAAAATTTGACGACTATGTTTATATGCTTAAAATTTATAATGAATTTGTTTATAAAAAAATATATGCCAATCTTTCAGTACCGAACAATGTCATGAGTGCTTCAATGAATCAATATAACAATAAAAACTTTTTAAGTCCTAACCGTTTTATTGTTCAAAAAAACCATAGTCAGTTTGACAATCGATTAAGTATTAAAAGCATTGAGGATTTTTATTTTGTTCCAACTTATGTCTATGAAGATGATAATATTTTGGTTTGAAAATGACTCAATTGTCCACAAACGCAAGAAATTAATGTTCGCCAAATTAAAATTCTGGCTAAGGCAATGCGAACATACCATGATTCTGATCATATCTTCCCGGAATATATTCTTGACAAAAAAGTTGGTTGATATTTAGAGAATATTGACAAAAGAGTACTTAAAGAAGATTTCTGTGATAAGGCAATGTATGCTAAAATTATAAAGTGGTTAAAAGAAATTAAACCAGATGCAAACTGTCATAATAATCTAAATTTAGATAACATTTTTTTCACTGATAATCTAAATTTATACATTATTGACTGAGCAATGTCATATCGCAATTCACGTTTTTTAGATATTGCTTATATGTTTGAAAATACTCATCTTAAATCAGCCTCAGAGATAGCGTTCTGAAAAGCTTATGAAATGCCAGAGCCTAACGATTTTTATAAATATCGAATTATGATTCACTTTCTCTGCTATTTACGCAATCGGACTCTTAGCGGTGATTGTAGTAAAGCAGGCGCAAATTTACATCGCATCAAAGAACTATGAAAGAAATATGTAAGATAA
- a CDS encoding phosphotransferase, which yields MITLLKNQGFTNKTYKDDENNTFIKIKHYDDFNHKTPYEIISNLDFAPKKIFEDDERLVTEWIDGKTILATEISNEELREIGKLLITLHNSKLPFAKENQIARRFKVYREKISQLGRKIPILDKYYKKINLFLKNIDTSAPVHSDLWLFNFIKTDKNKIYITDWEYATMGDVHFDLAYFLESSNLSEQQEQSFFEGYGDDYEEKYLLVHRIIVNALIVLWINKHKVKPFDDSLYLKRVEKYMKLYLDKYQY from the coding sequence ATGATAACACTACTAAAGAATCAAGGTTTTACTAATAAAACTTACAAAGATGATGAAAATAATACCTTTATTAAAATAAAACATTACGATGATTTCAACCATAAAACTCCATACGAGATTATTTCAAATTTAGATTTTGCTCCTAAAAAAATATTTGAAGACGATGAAAGATTAGTTACCGAATGAATTGACGGCAAAACAATACTAGCGACGGAGATTAGCAATGAAGAGCTACGAGAAATTGGCAAACTGCTAATAACTCTACATAACTCAAAATTACCATTTGCTAAAGAGAATCAAATTGCTCGCCGCTTTAAAGTTTACCGTGAAAAAATATCACAACTAGGAAGAAAGATCCCTATTCTTGACAAATACTACAAAAAGATCAATTTATTTTTAAAAAATATTGATACTTCAGCTCCAGTTCATAGTGATTTGTGGTTGTTCAACTTTATTAAGACTGATAAAAATAAGATTTATATTACTGATTGAGAATATGCGACAATGGGTGATGTTCACTTTGACTTAGCCTATTTCCTTGAATCAAGTAATCTTTCAGAACAACAAGAGCAGAGCTTTTTTGAAGGATATGGTGATGATTATGAAGAGAAATATTTGCTAGTTCATCGAATTATTGTCAATGCTTTAATTGTATTATGAATTAATAAGCACAAGGTTAAGCCATTTGATGATAGCTTATATTTAAAAAGGGTCGAAAAATACATGAAGTTGTATTTGGATAAATATCAATATTAA
- a CDS encoding LemA family protein: protein MLFDTRNPQSNEGFKPNVDNTIKKPEPTGFEKFLFVLFFFLTLGFFLIGYYVRKNYLLRKINEIQEASSLIQAAEKKRRATLIKQLDAVKGYAKFENSTLTEVTRMRSKLVELENENNVTELKAQLDSIQRNINLQFEAYPDLKASQLFLQFNTEIALQEDEIYSTIRIYNMKVNSFNSQIYTFWTNCVAKKIGAYNQPLFSASEQERQDVDTSSLSEMKF, encoded by the coding sequence ATGTTATTTGACACAAGAAATCCACAATCTAATGAAGGTTTTAAGCCCAATGTTGATAATACAATAAAAAAACCAGAACCAACCGGTTTTGAAAAATTCTTATTCGTTTTATTCTTTTTTCTTACTCTTGGTTTTTTTCTTATCGGCTACTATGTTAGAAAGAATTACTTACTAAGAAAAATCAATGAAATTCAAGAAGCTTCGTCACTTATTCAAGCTGCTGAAAAGAAAAGAAGAGCAACATTAATTAAACAACTAGATGCCGTAAAAGGCTATGCAAAATTCGAAAACTCAACATTAACAGAAGTTACTAGAATGAGATCAAAACTAGTTGAATTAGAAAATGAAAACAACGTTACTGAATTGAAGGCACAATTGGATAGTATTCAAAGAAATATTAACTTACAATTTGAAGCATACCCTGATTTAAAAGCAAGTCAATTGTTCTTACAATTCAATACTGAAATAGCTTTACAAGAAGATGAAATATATTCAACCATTAGAATTTATAATATGAAAGTTAACTCATTTAACTCACAAATTTATACTTTCTGAACCAATTGCGTTGCTAAAAAAATTGGAGCTTATAACCAACCATTATTTTCTGCTAGTGAACAAGAAAGACAAGATGTCGACACATCTTCACTATCAGAAATGAAATTCTAA
- a CDS encoding DNA topoisomerase subunit B, producing the protein MSRTEDVHKYEADNIQVLEGLEAVRKRPGMYIGSIGSKGLHHLIWEIVDNSVDEAMAGFATSIDINLYPDNVVEVIDNGRGMPVGIHEKTKKSAVETILTVLHAGGKFDSDTYKVSGGLHGVGASVVNALSDVFEVWVKRDGKLHYQKFINGGYPVKPLEVIGEVPLEETGTRIKFHPDYAIMEKNNIEFGNILDHSKQMAFLNRGLRINICDVAADNKISYYYEGGIIDYFGQISHVKKAIVPELIYAEGTFRDKTITNSADVMVEVVMQYNNDNFSNILSYANNINTSEGGTHVQGLYDALIRIFNNYVEENKLVKGNFDKFTRDDIKPGLYAIISVKHTDPIFEGQTKAKLESKDARIATNKIVSLKLERFMAENPEFAKRYIEKCLENRKNRINEEAQKNLNKKNDMDISGLPGKLADCSSKNPELRELFIVEGNSAGGSAKMGRDRAIQAILPLRGKVINSKKNDISTVLANKEIATMINALGTGIGEDFNINKLKYHKIVIMTDADVDGAHITTLLLTFFYSHMRPLIEYGFVYIAQPPLYKISTGKIVEYAYNDNQRDEILANLEDKRNVSIQRYKGLGEMDPEQLWETTMDPATRKMLQVQIDDVAICEMTFETLMGDEIEPRRDFIQENAKYASNIDF; encoded by the coding sequence ATGAGTAGAACAGAAGATGTACACAAATATGAGGCTGATAATATTCAGGTTCTAGAAGGACTTGAAGCCGTTAGAAAAAGACCTGGAATGTATATTGGGTCAATTGGATCAAAGGGACTTCATCACCTAATCTGGGAAATCGTCGATAACTCAGTTGATGAAGCAATGGCGGGTTTTGCCACATCAATTGATATTAATTTATATCCTGATAATGTTGTTGAAGTAATTGACAACGGAAGAGGAATGCCGGTTGGTATTCATGAAAAAACTAAAAAATCAGCTGTTGAAACAATACTAACAGTTTTACATGCTGGAGGAAAATTTGATAGTGATACTTACAAGGTATCTGGAGGACTTCATGGGGTTGGAGCATCAGTTGTTAATGCTCTAAGTGACGTTTTTGAAGTTTGAGTTAAAAGAGATGGTAAACTTCACTATCAAAAATTTATTAATGGCGGATATCCAGTAAAACCACTAGAGGTGATTGGTGAAGTTCCACTAGAAGAAACTGGAACAAGAATTAAATTTCACCCTGATTATGCCATTATGGAAAAAAACAACATTGAGTTTGGAAATATTTTAGATCACTCCAAACAAATGGCATTTTTAAATCGTGGGCTACGTATTAATATTTGCGACGTTGCTGCCGATAATAAAATAAGCTACTACTATGAAGGTGGAATAATTGATTACTTTGGTCAAATTAGCCACGTTAAAAAAGCGATTGTACCAGAACTTATTTATGCTGAAGGTACATTTAGAGATAAAACTATTACTAACTCAGCTGATGTTATGGTTGAGGTGGTAATGCAATATAATAATGATAATTTTTCAAATATCCTATCTTATGCCAATAATATTAACACCAGTGAAGGTGGAACTCATGTTCAAGGGTTATATGATGCTTTAATTAGAATTTTTAACAACTATGTTGAAGAAAATAAGTTAGTTAAAGGTAATTTTGATAAGTTCACAAGGGATGACATTAAACCAGGCCTATATGCAATTATTTCAGTTAAGCACACCGATCCAATCTTTGAAGGTCAAACTAAAGCTAAACTAGAAAGTAAAGATGCCAGAATTGCAACTAATAAAATTGTTTCACTTAAACTTGAAAGATTTATGGCCGAAAATCCTGAATTTGCTAAAAGATATATCGAAAAATGTTTAGAAAACCGTAAAAATCGAATCAACGAAGAAGCGCAAAAGAATTTAAATAAGAAAAACGACATGGATATCAGTGGACTTCCAGGAAAACTAGCAGACTGTTCTTCTAAAAATCCTGAATTACGTGAATTATTTATTGTCGAAGGTAACTCAGCTGGTGGTTCAGCCAAAATGGGACGTGACCGAGCAATTCAAGCAATTCTGCCACTACGGGGAAAAGTTATTAACTCAAAGAAAAATGACATTTCAACTGTCTTAGCTAATAAAGAAATTGCTACAATGATTAATGCCCTTGGCACAGGCATTGGTGAAGATTTTAATATCAATAAATTAAAATATCACAAAATTGTTATTATGACCGATGCCGACGTCGATGGAGCTCACATCACAACACTACTACTAACATTTTTCTATTCACATATGCGCCCATTAATTGAATACGGATTTGTATATATCGCTCAGCCACCACTATATAAAATATCAACTGGAAAAATTGTCGAATATGCTTACAATGATAATCAAAGGGATGAAATTCTTGCTAATCTAGAAGACAAAAGAAATGTTTCAATTCAAAGATACAAAGGGTTAGGGGAAATGGACCCAGAACAACTTTGGGAAACTACAATGGATCCTGCCACCCGTAAAATGCTTCAGGTTCAAATCGATGATGTTGCCATCTGTGAAATGACCTTCGAGACATTAATGGGCGATGAAATTGAACCACGTCGTGATTTTATTCAAGAAAATGCAAAATATGCATCAAACATTGACTTCTAA